From the Pseudomonas sp. SORT22 genome, one window contains:
- a CDS encoding flagellar hook-length control protein FliK yields the protein MPVASNPLLQASAVAKPSRATAGAPDKSLQASNDKASGFSDVYAKQSRETTAGTKDAPVPEKVVTAPGSGNKTAADSSKVADSGNSLPEEQDSTEVDPALVADPTLLDPSLVAGQVTDAQPGAQLIQAQAEAVAPVIQAAAAQLQVAAAPAQPVAEAPEFDPEADPLSDLPALRLALEQSAQAQGTTSAHAAGKAGNAQPEAPTAQPAVNTLAALLDKPGADAESGEPGEKAFSGLLDDGLKDLKSASSDTRVDNFAERLSNLTLAATAKTANAVPVATPLQQPLAMNQGGWTEGLVNRVMYLSSQNLKSADIKLEPAELGRLDIRVNLAPEQQAQVTFVSGHAGVREALENQVHRLKEMFAQQGLGQPDVNVADQSRGGQQQGAQDTPKLSGVAARRNEAGESAESAEIAPGAMPVEQQSVVGSSAVDYYA from the coding sequence ATGCCTGTCGCCTCCAACCCCCTGTTGCAAGCCAGTGCCGTGGCGAAGCCGTCGCGCGCCACTGCCGGTGCGCCGGATAAATCGCTGCAGGCCTCTAACGACAAGGCGTCTGGCTTTTCCGATGTGTATGCCAAGCAGTCTCGCGAGACGACTGCAGGCACCAAGGACGCGCCTGTGCCTGAGAAGGTCGTCACCGCCCCGGGCAGCGGCAATAAAACGGCCGCTGATTCGTCGAAGGTTGCCGACAGCGGCAATAGTTTGCCTGAGGAGCAGGACAGCACCGAGGTCGATCCGGCGCTGGTGGCTGATCCCACCCTGCTTGACCCCAGCCTGGTGGCGGGTCAAGTGACCGACGCCCAGCCCGGCGCGCAATTGATCCAGGCCCAGGCTGAAGCCGTGGCGCCGGTGATTCAGGCTGCGGCAGCACAATTGCAGGTGGCTGCGGCGCCGGCCCAGCCGGTAGCCGAAGCGCCCGAATTCGATCCTGAGGCCGATCCGCTGTCTGACCTGCCAGCCTTGCGCCTGGCCCTTGAGCAAAGTGCCCAGGCCCAGGGCACTACGTCTGCCCATGCCGCTGGCAAGGCCGGCAATGCCCAGCCTGAAGCGCCGACGGCGCAGCCTGCCGTCAATACACTGGCGGCCCTGCTGGACAAGCCAGGTGCCGATGCCGAATCAGGCGAGCCGGGTGAAAAAGCCTTCAGTGGCCTGCTCGATGATGGCCTCAAGGACCTCAAGAGCGCCTCCAGCGATACGCGTGTCGACAACTTTGCCGAGCGCCTGAGCAACCTGACCCTGGCCGCCACGGCCAAGACCGCCAATGCCGTGCCGGTGGCCACGCCGCTGCAGCAGCCGTTGGCGATGAACCAGGGCGGCTGGACCGAAGGCCTGGTCAACCGGGTCATGTACCTGTCCAGCCAGAACCTGAAATCGGCCGATATCAAGCTTGAGCCGGCCGAGCTCGGGCGCCTGGACATCCGCGTCAACCTGGCGCCGGAACAGCAGGCCCAGGTGACCTTTGTCAGTGGTCACGCCGGGGTGCGCGAGGCGCTGGAAAACCAGGTGCACCGGCTCAAGGAAATGTTTGCCCAGCAGGGGCTCGGCCAGCCGGACGTCAACGTCGCTGACCAGTCCCGTGGTGGCCAGCAGCAGGGCGCCCAGGATACGCCGAAACTCAGTGGCGTGGCCGCACGGCGTAATGAAGCTGGTGAATCCGCTGAGTCCGCTGAAATCGCTCCAGGTGCAATGCCGGTCGAGCAGCAGTCGGTTGTGGGTTCCAGCGCGGTGGATTACTACGCCTGA
- a CDS encoding Hpt domain-containing protein, with protein sequence MSDIHIDRKVLSDLQEVMEDGYLYLLETFLEDSEKRLSQLHEAKNADELAHAAHSFKGSSSNMGAVALAELCRQLEDRVNHGPLQGIEDLINQIDREYAAVRDLYHDERQRVSIG encoded by the coding sequence GTGTCCGACATTCACATCGATCGCAAGGTGCTCAGCGACTTGCAGGAGGTCATGGAAGATGGCTACCTGTACTTGCTGGAAACCTTTCTTGAAGATTCCGAAAAACGCCTCAGTCAATTGCATGAGGCGAAGAACGCCGACGAGCTGGCGCATGCCGCGCACAGTTTCAAGGGCAGTAGCAGCAATATGGGGGCGGTAGCGTTGGCCGAGTTGTGCAGGCAGCTCGAAGACCGCGTCAATCACGGCCCGCTGCAAGGCATCGAAGACCTGATCAACCAGATCGATCGCGAGTATGCGGCCGTTCGTGACCTTTACCACGACGAACGCCAGCGAGTATCGATTGGTTGA
- a CDS encoding fused response regulator/phosphatase, whose amino-acid sequence MNQPAHVFEALTILIAEDGAADRLLLATLVRKQGHQVLTAENGEQALALFAAQRPHMVLLDALMPVMDGFEAARQIKALAGEALVPIIFLTSLSEEQALVRCLEAGGDDFLAKPYSPVILAAKIKAMERMRRLQATVLEQRDQLARHHTHLLNEQRVAKAVFDQVAHAGCLSAPNIRYLQSPYALFNGDLLLAAFTPAGDMHVLLGDFTGHGLPAAVGAMPLAEVFYGMTAKGYGLAETLREMNAKLKRILPVDMFCCALLLNLSFQRRVVEVWNGGMPDGYLLPAGGGEPVALVSRHLPLGILAPERFDDATQVLPLALGERLFLLSDGVVDTSDDNDQLFGVERLRRVLSANRQPALLFEEVLQALEAFRGRSRDDVSLLDIEVVEPQLLSPLPVIYSDSGQSSPLDWSLQFEFRADTLKRFNPLPYLLQLLQEIHGLRAQSGALHSVLTELYSNALEHGVLGLDSALKRDAQGFAAYYQMRDERLQALNEGFIRVFLRVEPDRQGGRLKIEVEDSGKGFNVSKVLARPVSEQGLCGRGLTLIRRLSRRAEWADEGRRACVEFAWEALA is encoded by the coding sequence TTGAACCAGCCAGCCCATGTTTTCGAGGCGCTCACCATCCTGATCGCCGAGGATGGTGCTGCTGATCGTTTGTTGCTGGCCACCCTTGTGCGCAAACAGGGGCATCAGGTGCTCACTGCCGAAAATGGCGAGCAGGCGCTGGCGCTGTTCGCCGCGCAGCGCCCGCACATGGTCCTGCTCGATGCGCTGATGCCGGTCATGGATGGTTTCGAGGCGGCGCGCCAGATCAAGGCGCTGGCCGGTGAAGCGCTGGTGCCGATCATCTTTCTCACTTCGCTTAGCGAAGAACAGGCGCTGGTCCGTTGCCTGGAGGCAGGTGGCGACGATTTTCTGGCAAAACCCTACAGCCCGGTGATCCTGGCCGCCAAAATCAAGGCGATGGAGCGTATGCGCCGGCTGCAGGCCACGGTGCTGGAGCAGCGTGACCAGCTTGCCCGCCATCACACTCATCTGCTCAACGAGCAGCGGGTCGCCAAGGCGGTGTTCGACCAGGTGGCCCATGCCGGTTGCCTGAGTGCGCCGAACATCCGTTACCTGCAGTCACCTTATGCCCTGTTCAATGGCGACTTGCTGTTGGCCGCCTTCACGCCGGCAGGTGACATGCATGTGCTGCTCGGCGACTTCACCGGCCACGGCTTGCCGGCGGCGGTGGGGGCGATGCCCCTGGCCGAGGTGTTCTATGGCATGACAGCCAAGGGTTACGGCCTGGCCGAAACCCTGCGCGAGATGAACGCCAAGCTCAAGCGCATCCTGCCGGTGGACATGTTCTGTTGTGCATTGTTGCTCAACCTGAGTTTTCAGCGGCGGGTGGTCGAGGTCTGGAATGGTGGCATGCCCGACGGCTATCTGTTGCCCGCCGGTGGGGGTGAGCCTGTGGCGTTGGTGTCGCGCCATTTGCCCTTGGGTATCCTGGCGCCGGAGCGCTTTGATGATGCCACCCAGGTGCTGCCGTTGGCCCTGGGCGAGCGCCTGTTTCTGTTGTCTGACGGCGTGGTCGATACCAGTGATGACAATGACCAGCTGTTCGGTGTCGAGCGCCTGCGTCGGGTGCTGAGTGCCAATCGACAGCCGGCACTGTTGTTCGAGGAGGTGCTGCAGGCGCTGGAAGCGTTTCGTGGTCGCTCGCGCGATGATGTCAGCCTGCTGGATATCGAGGTGGTCGAACCGCAACTGTTGTCGCCGCTGCCGGTGATCTATTCTGACAGTGGGCAGTCCAGTCCGCTGGACTGGTCGCTGCAGTTCGAGTTTCGCGCCGACACGCTAAAACGTTTCAATCCATTACCTTATTTGCTACAGCTGTTGCAGGAAATACACGGTTTGCGGGCTCAGAGCGGGGCGTTGCACAGTGTCCTCACCGAGCTGTATTCCAATGCCCTGGAACACGGCGTGCTGGGGCTGGACTCGGCGTTAAAGCGCGATGCGCAGGGCTTTGCCGCCTACTATCAGATGCGCGACGAGCGCCTGCAGGCGTTGAACGAGGGCTTCATCCGCGTGTTCCTTCGGGTCGAGCCGGATCGCCAAGGCGGGCGTCTGAAGATTGAAGTCGAAGATAGCGGCAAGGGCTTCAATGTGAGTAAAGTGCTGGCCAGGCCTGTGTCCGAACAAGGGTTGTGCGGACGCGGTCTGACCCTCATACGCCGGTTGAGCCGGCGTGCCGAATGGGCCGACGAGGGGCGCCGCGCATGCGTGGAGTTCGCCTGGGAGGCTCTGGCATAA
- a CDS encoding STAS domain-containing protein, with product MAVVSEVSPDGKKLTIKVRGRFDFGKHLEFRQAYELKQNMPDSVVVDLKEATYLDSSALGMLLLLRDHVGGDDSEIRVVNTSSDVRKILAISNFDKLFDIS from the coding sequence ATGGCAGTTGTATCTGAAGTATCCCCGGATGGGAAAAAGCTGACGATCAAGGTCAGGGGGCGTTTTGACTTTGGCAAGCACCTGGAATTTCGCCAGGCTTACGAGCTCAAGCAGAACATGCCGGACTCAGTGGTCGTCGACCTCAAGGAGGCCACCTATCTGGACAGTTCGGCCCTGGGCATGCTGTTGCTGCTGCGTGACCACGTCGGCGGCGACGACTCGGAAATCCGTGTGGTCAACACCAGCTCCGATGTGCGAAAGATCCTCGCCATTTCCAACTTTGACAAGCTGTTCGACATCAGTTGA
- the fliJ gene encoding flagellar export protein FliJ — protein MAQPSRAARLAPVVEMAENAERQAAQRLGQFQQQVNMAQAKLSELDRFREDYQLQWINRGGQGVSGSWLVNYQSFLGQLETAMTQQRQSLAWHQNNLKNARGTWQQAYARVEGLRKLVQRYIDEARMVEDKREQKLLDELSQRLPRHDRY, from the coding sequence ATGGCCCAGCCAAGCCGTGCCGCGCGTCTGGCGCCGGTGGTGGAGATGGCGGAAAACGCCGAGCGCCAGGCCGCCCAGCGCCTGGGGCAATTCCAGCAGCAAGTGAACATGGCCCAGGCCAAGCTCAGCGAACTTGACCGTTTTCGCGAAGACTACCAGTTGCAGTGGATCAACCGCGGTGGGCAGGGCGTGTCCGGTAGCTGGCTGGTCAACTACCAGAGCTTTCTCGGCCAGCTGGAAACTGCCATGACCCAGCAGCGCCAAAGCCTGGCCTGGCACCAGAACAATCTGAAGAACGCCCGCGGCACCTGGCAGCAGGCCTATGCCCGGGTCGAGGGCTTGCGCAAGCTGGTGCAGCGCTACATCGACGAGGCGCGCATGGTGGAAGACAAGCGCGAACAAAAACTGCTCGATGAACTGTCCCAGCGCCTGCCGCGCCACGACCGCTACTGA
- the fliI gene encoding flagellar protein export ATPase FliI gives MRLERTSFGKRLGAYADAVNLPSQPVVEGRLLRMVGLTLEAEGLRAAVGSRCVVINDDSYHPVRVEAEVMGFAGGKVFLMPVGSVAGIAPGARVVPLADSGRLPMGMSMLGRVLDGAGRALDGKGGMKAEDWVPMDGPTINPLNRDPISQPLDVGIRSINGLLTVGRGQRLGLFAGTGVGKSVLLGMMTRFTEADIIVVGLIGERGREVKEFIEHILGEEGLKRSVVVASPADDAPLMRLRAAMYCTRIAEYFRDKGKNVLLLMDSLTRFAQAQREIALAIGEPPATKGYPPSVFAKLPKLVERAGNGEAGGGSITAFYTVLSEGDDQQDPIADSARGVLDGHIVLSRRLAEEGHYPAIDIEASISRVMPQVVSPEQMTEAQQFKQLWSRLSQSRDLISVGAYVAGGDAETDLAITLQPRLVHFLRQGLNDNVGMQQSREHLAGVFAPLPAAGG, from the coding sequence ATGCGCCTTGAACGAACCAGTTTCGGCAAGCGCCTGGGGGCGTATGCCGACGCCGTCAATTTGCCGTCTCAGCCGGTGGTCGAGGGCCGCCTGCTACGCATGGTCGGCCTGACCCTCGAGGCCGAAGGCCTGCGCGCGGCGGTTGGTAGCCGCTGCGTGGTGATCAATGACGACAGCTATCACCCGGTGCGGGTCGAGGCCGAGGTCATGGGTTTTGCCGGCGGCAAGGTGTTCCTCATGCCGGTCGGCAGCGTTGCCGGCATCGCCCCTGGGGCGCGCGTGGTGCCATTGGCTGACAGTGGACGCCTGCCCATGGGCATGAGCATGCTTGGCCGGGTGCTTGACGGCGCCGGTCGTGCCCTGGACGGCAAGGGCGGGATGAAAGCCGAAGACTGGGTGCCCATGGACGGCCCGACCATCAACCCGCTCAACCGCGACCCGATCAGCCAGCCGCTGGACGTCGGCATCCGCAGCATCAACGGTTTGTTGACGGTTGGCCGCGGTCAGCGCCTGGGCCTGTTCGCCGGTACCGGCGTGGGCAAGAGTGTGCTGCTGGGCATGATGACCCGCTTTACCGAGGCGGACATTATCGTCGTCGGCTTGATCGGTGAGCGCGGCCGCGAGGTCAAGGAATTCATCGAGCATATTCTTGGCGAAGAAGGCCTCAAGCGCTCGGTGGTGGTGGCCTCGCCCGCCGACGATGCGCCGCTGATGCGCTTGCGCGCGGCCATGTACTGCACGCGCATTGCCGAGTACTTTCGCGACAAGGGCAAGAATGTCCTGTTGCTGATGGATTCGCTGACCCGTTTCGCCCAGGCCCAGCGGGAAATTGCCTTGGCTATTGGTGAGCCGCCAGCGACCAAGGGCTATCCACCGTCGGTGTTCGCCAAGCTGCCCAAGCTGGTTGAGCGTGCGGGTAATGGCGAAGCCGGTGGTGGCTCAATCACCGCGTTCTATACCGTATTGTCCGAGGGCGACGATCAGCAGGATCCGATTGCCGACTCGGCGCGGGGCGTGCTCGACGGCCACATCGTGCTGTCCCGGCGCCTGGCCGAGGAGGGGCATTACCCGGCCATCGATATCGAAGCTTCGATTAGCCGGGTCATGCCACAGGTGGTCAGCCCCGAGCAGATGACCGAAGCGCAGCAGTTCAAACAGCTGTGGTCGCGCCTCTCGCAAAGCCGCGACTTGATCAGCGTCGGCGCTTATGTCGCCGGTGGAGACGCCGAGACCGACCTTGCCATTACCCTGCAGCCGCGCCTGGTGCACTTCCTGCGCCAGGGCCTGAACGACAACGTCGGCATGCAGCAAAGCCGCGAGCACCTGGCTGGCGTGTTTGCCCCCTTGCCTGCGGCAGGCGGCTGA
- the fliH gene encoding flagellar assembly protein FliH — MSTNEHLSELIRANDVEGFDRWALPSFDPEPEPEPEPEPEAVQDEIEEVPLEEVQPLTLEELESIRQEAYNEGFATGEREGFHSTQLKVRQEAEEALSAKLASLEQVMTHLLEPIAEQDSQIEKAVVHLVGHIAREVIGRELRSDSSQIGQVLREALKLLPMGAENIRIHINPQDFEQVKALRERHEERWKLLEDEALLPGGCRIETDHSRIDASMETRIEKAMAQLFDQLHDQSLHPAAADVQVELDAPDAP; from the coding sequence ATGTCAACCAACGAGCACCTGAGTGAACTGATTCGCGCTAACGACGTCGAGGGCTTCGACCGCTGGGCGCTGCCCAGTTTCGACCCGGAACCAGAGCCTGAGCCTGAACCGGAGCCCGAAGCGGTTCAGGACGAAATCGAAGAAGTGCCGCTGGAAGAAGTCCAGCCACTGACCCTCGAAGAGCTTGAAAGCATTCGCCAGGAAGCCTACAACGAAGGCTTTGCCACCGGCGAGCGCGAGGGTTTTCACAGCACTCAGCTCAAGGTTCGCCAGGAAGCCGAAGAGGCCCTGAGCGCCAAGCTGGCCAGCCTCGAACAGGTGATGACCCACCTGCTCGAACCCATCGCCGAACAAGACAGCCAGATTGAAAAAGCTGTGGTCCATTTGGTCGGGCACATCGCCCGCGAGGTCATCGGTCGCGAGCTGCGCAGCGATTCCAGCCAGATCGGCCAGGTACTGCGTGAAGCCCTGAAGTTGCTGCCGATGGGTGCCGAGAACATCCGCATCCATATCAATCCGCAGGACTTCGAGCAGGTCAAAGCCCTGCGCGAGCGTCACGAGGAGCGCTGGAAGCTGCTCGAAGACGAAGCCCTGCTGCCAGGAGGCTGTCGCATCGAGACTGATCACAGCCGTATCGATGCCAGCATGGAAACCCGTATCGAAAAGGCCATGGCGCAATTGTTCGATCAGCTCCATGACCAAAGCCTGCACCCGGCAGCGGCGGATGTGCAGGTTGAGCTGGATGCCCCTGATGCGCCTTGA
- the fliG gene encoding flagellar motor switch protein FliG — protein sequence MSDNRALTAKLTRVDKAAILLLSLGETDAAQVLRHMGPKEVQRVGVAMAQMGNVHREQVEQVMSEFVEIVGDQTSLGVGSDGYIRKMLTQALGEDKANGLIDRILLGGNTSGLDSLKWMEPRAVADVIRYEHPQIQAIVVAYLDPDQAGEVLGNFDHKVRLDIILRVSSLNTVQPAALKELNQILEKQFSGNSNAARTTLGGIKRAADIMNFLDSSVEGQLMDAIRDIDGDLSEQIEDLMFVFNNLADVDDRGIQALLREVSSDVLVVSLKGADEKVKEKIFKNMSKRASELLRDDLEAKGPVRVSDVETAQKEILTIARRMAEAGEIVLGGKGGEEMI from the coding sequence ATGAGTGATAACCGAGCCCTTACCGCCAAACTGACCCGTGTCGACAAGGCTGCGATCCTGCTGCTGTCGCTGGGTGAAACCGATGCCGCGCAGGTGCTGCGGCACATGGGCCCCAAGGAAGTGCAGCGGGTCGGCGTGGCCATGGCGCAGATGGGCAACGTCCATCGCGAGCAGGTCGAGCAGGTGATGAGCGAGTTTGTCGAGATCGTCGGCGACCAGACCAGCCTTGGCGTCGGTTCCGACGGCTATATCCGCAAGATGCTCACCCAGGCCCTGGGCGAGGACAAGGCCAACGGCCTGATCGACCGCATCCTGCTCGGTGGCAACACCAGCGGCCTGGACAGCCTCAAGTGGATGGAGCCGCGCGCGGTTGCCGATGTCATTCGCTACGAGCACCCGCAGATCCAGGCCATCGTCGTGGCTTACCTGGACCCGGACCAGGCCGGTGAAGTGCTGGGCAACTTCGACCACAAGGTGCGTCTGGACATCATCCTGCGCGTCTCGTCGCTCAATACCGTCCAGCCGGCGGCGCTCAAGGAGCTGAACCAGATCCTCGAGAAGCAGTTCTCGGGCAACTCCAATGCCGCGCGCACCACCCTGGGTGGTATCAAGCGTGCCGCGGACATCATGAACTTCCTCGACAGCTCCGTCGAAGGCCAGCTGATGGACGCGATCCGCGACATCGACGGCGACCTCTCCGAGCAGATCGAAGACTTGATGTTCGTCTTCAACAACCTGGCCGATGTCGACGACCGCGGTATCCAGGCGCTGCTGCGCGAAGTGTCTTCCGACGTGCTGGTGGTGTCGCTCAAGGGCGCCGACGAGAAGGTCAAGGAGAAGATCTTCAAGAACATGTCCAAACGTGCCTCCGAGCTGCTGCGCGACGACCTCGAGGCCAAGGGGCCGGTGCGCGTCAGCGACGTCGAGACGGCGCAAAAGGAAATCCTCACCATCGCCCGCCGTATGGCCGAAGCCGGAGAAATCGTGCTCGGTGGCAAGGGCGGCGAAGAGATGATCTAA
- the fliF gene encoding flagellar basal-body MS-ring/collar protein FliF, protein MAEAVVDNVPAKSSAAAPKPPLFGMSFLENISQMPMLRQVGLLVGLAASVAIGFAVVLWSQQPDYRPLYGSLAGMDTKQVMETLAAADIPYNVEPNSGALLVKADDISRARLKLAAAGVAPSDGNVGFEILDKEQGLGTSQFMEATRYRRGLEGELARTISSLNNVKGARVHLAIPKSSVFVRDERKPSASVLVELYPGRALEAGQVMAIVNLVATSVPELNKSQVTVVDQKGNLLSDQVENSELTMAGKQFDYSRRMEGLLTQRVHNILQPVLGNDRYKAEVSADVDFSAVESTSEQFNPDQPALRSEQSVNEQRSSSMGPQGVPGALSNQPPGPASAPQTTGGTQTAASAIQPGQPLLDANGQQIMDPATGQPMLAPYPADKRQQSTKNFELDRSISHTRQQQGRLTRLSVAVVVDDQLKVDPATGDAARTPWAAEDLARFTRLVQDAVGFDASRGDSVSVINVPFAADRGEVIAEIPFYSQPWFWDIIKQVMGVLFILVLVFGVLRPVLNNITGNGKQGAGADGDMELGGMLGLDGELANDRVSLGGPQSILLPSPSEGYDAQLNAIKSLVAEDPGRVAQVVKEWINADE, encoded by the coding sequence ATGGCCGAAGCAGTCGTCGATAACGTGCCCGCGAAAAGCAGCGCAGCAGCGCCCAAGCCGCCGTTGTTCGGCATGTCGTTCCTGGAAAACATCTCGCAGATGCCCATGCTGCGTCAGGTCGGCCTGCTGGTCGGTCTGGCCGCCAGCGTGGCGATCGGTTTTGCCGTGGTGCTGTGGTCGCAGCAACCGGACTACCGGCCGCTGTACGGCAGCCTGGCCGGCATGGACACCAAGCAGGTCATGGAGACCCTGGCCGCTGCCGATATCCCCTACAACGTCGAACCCAATTCCGGCGCCTTGCTGGTCAAGGCCGACGATATTTCCCGTGCCCGCCTGAAGCTGGCAGCCGCCGGCGTGGCGCCGAGCGATGGCAATGTCGGTTTCGAGATCCTCGACAAGGAGCAGGGCCTGGGCACCAGCCAGTTCATGGAGGCCACCCGTTACCGTCGTGGCCTGGAAGGCGAACTGGCGCGGACCATCTCCAGCCTCAACAACGTCAAGGGTGCACGCGTGCACCTGGCGATCCCGAAGAGTTCGGTGTTCGTCCGTGACGAGCGCAAGCCAAGTGCTTCGGTACTGGTCGAGCTGTACCCGGGCCGCGCCCTGGAAGCCGGTCAGGTGATGGCCATCGTCAACCTGGTGGCGACCAGCGTGCCGGAACTGAACAAGTCCCAGGTCACCGTGGTCGACCAGAAGGGCAACCTGCTCTCCGATCAGGTCGAGAATTCCGAGCTGACCATGGCCGGCAAGCAGTTCGACTACAGCCGCCGCATGGAAGGCCTGCTCACCCAGCGTGTGCACAACATTCTCCAGCCGGTGCTGGGCAACGACCGCTACAAGGCCGAAGTATCGGCGGACGTTGACTTCAGCGCGGTCGAATCCACCTCCGAGCAGTTCAACCCTGACCAGCCGGCGCTGCGCAGCGAGCAGTCGGTCAACGAACAGCGCTCCAGCAGCATGGGCCCGCAGGGCGTGCCTGGTGCGCTGAGCAACCAGCCGCCTGGCCCGGCCTCGGCGCCGCAAACCACCGGTGGCACGCAAACCGCCGCCAGCGCCATCCAGCCTGGCCAGCCGCTGCTCGATGCCAACGGCCAGCAGATCATGGACCCGGCCACCGGCCAGCCGATGCTTGCACCGTACCCGGCCGACAAGCGTCAGCAGTCGACCAAGAACTTCGAGCTTGACCGTTCCATCAGCCACACCCGCCAGCAGCAGGGCCGCTTGACCCGCCTGTCGGTGGCGGTGGTGGTCGATGACCAGCTCAAGGTCGACCCGGCCACCGGCGATGCCGCGCGCACCCCGTGGGCTGCCGAAGACCTGGCACGCTTTACCCGCCTGGTGCAGGACGCGGTGGGCTTCGATGCCAGCCGTGGTGACAGTGTCAGCGTGATCAACGTGCCGTTCGCCGCCGACCGTGGCGAGGTAATTGCCGAGATTCCGTTCTATTCGCAGCCGTGGTTCTGGGACATCATCAAGCAGGTCATGGGCGTACTGTTCATCCTCGTCCTGGTGTTCGGCGTGCTGCGTCCGGTACTTAACAACATCACCGGCAATGGCAAGCAAGGCGCCGGTGCCGATGGCGACATGGAACTGGGCGGCATGCTCGGTCTGGATGGCGAGCTGGCCAACGACCGCGTCAGCCTGGGTGGTCCGCAAAGCATTCTGCTGCCAAGCCCGAGCGAGGGTTATGACGCACAGCTCAACGCAATCAAGAGCCTGGTGGCCGAAGACCCGGGTCGCGTGGCCCAGGTCGTGAAAGAGTGGATCAACGCCGATGAGTGA